A segment of the Candidatus Hydrogenedentota bacterium genome:
TGGAGAAGATGGTCACGGATGAGTCCGTAACCCACGTGCTCATATTCTCAGATTCGGATTATGCTAAAAAAGCAGATGCCCGTAAGGCAGGGGTAGGTACTGAATCTCAGATTATATCGCACGGAGTTTTCTCGAAAATTCAGCAATCGAAGTTTATCCCAATAGCATGCGAATTAGATGACTCAGGCGAACCATTCCTACCTAACTTTCTAAAATCTCGTATCTGGATCGATTTCTCAAGTATCGAGGCTGAAAAAGAAAACTGGGAGCAGTTAATCCGGGTCCTATATGGCAAGCCTGCTTACGTGAAGCCTACTCTCGGAAAGGCACCCACTTGCGTAACATCAGATGTCACTGTTCCCGCCAGCCCGGCGGTTGGGAAATTCGCGGCGCTCAAGCAGGCTATCACTCAGGAGAAGCCAGGGGTGAAACTCTACAGGAAAGACTTTCTTGATGCCTGTTACACTTACGCAGATGCCCTACGCGTCAGGGAGCGGCCCGATGTTACTAACATGGGCGTGCGAGTTTTGGAGGACTGCGGAAAACTCAAACTGGTGCGCGACCATATTGTGGATTGGATCTTACTTGAATCCGAAGTCAATCCTTCGGAGGATTTTGGAGAAGCCATAATTGAAATGCTTGAGCATTTGATCGAACTCAAGTCACGACCGAAAGAAGTCGATACTTGGAATAATACATGGTTTGAAGCACACGGTGTTTTCGTCTACGAGACATTCCTATACATCATTGCTGCTCTCCTAAAAACAGGGTCTTTCGAAAGCCTCCACTTGATTTTCTCTAGCCACTATCTTCTGCCTGAAACGGCATCAAATGGAGTCAGTAATTTTGATAATTTCTCAATATTTCACGGGCATAGTGAGGCACTTCATATTCTCAATCCTGAAGGAAAAAGATTCACTTCACCCACAGCAGAACTAATTAAACGCCAAGCGACTCGCAGGGACTTACCTTTCGTAGATGCGATCCAAGCGGAATCACTCATTTTGATGATGGCTATGATAATTGAAGGAGTTAATTGGTATCCTCAGACGCTTCTTTATTCTTCAAATTCTGGAGCATTCCCATTCTTTTTGCGAGCAACACGGCACCGAGACTTTCAAAATCTTGCTACAATTACAGGCATTGGCAACGCCGACGAATTGAGGGAAGTTCTGGTAGCAGGTTTAAATCGACTTAAAGCAAACCAGTGGAATGATTTCTGGATACGAAACTACTCATTCTTGAAATCTATGAATATTAATTCGTTGGATACAATTGCATGAGTTACTAATTATAATTCTAAACGCCACCACTGATTCTGGGTAAAAATGGTTGACAACAACCAAGATTTCAAGAGGTACGCAGATGCATCCGGCATTACGCGGTGGCGCAGGAGTCGGAAGTGCAACTTCACAAGCACTGGCATTCCCAAGTACAACTTGGGAACGAGACAGAGAGGCAATCGCCGCTTGGTTGTAACTTGGCGGCGAGGCCGCGATTCCGGGAGAACCGCGATGAAGATTAAGTATTTCCCCGACACGGACACGTTGCTGGTGACGTTTAACGACAACCCTGTGGCCGAGACTACGGACTTGAGCGAGAACGCCCTGGTTGACCTTGACGCGCATGGCCGGCTGGTGAGCCTCACCCTGGAGCATGCGACGCGTCAAACGGATGTGAATGACTTCTCTTTTCAGCATGCGGCGGCGCCGGGCACGGCGTAACCGCGCGCATCAACCGTAGAGAACAGGAGCCTGAACCATGACCACCGTCCGGGTCCGCGATGTGTGCGACATGATGGATGCCTGGGCGCCGCCCGCTTGGGCGGAGTCCTGGGACCGGGTGGGTCTGCAAATCGGCAGGCCGGACCAGCCGGTCTCCGGGGTTGGGGTGTGCCTGTCGGTGACGGAGGAGACGGCGCGGCGCGCGCAGGGCCAGGAGATCAACCTGATTGTGGCGCATCACCCGGTGATCTGGACCCCGTTCCGGGCGCTGCGCATGGACGAGCCGCAGGCCCGCCTGTGCGTGGAGCTGGCGGCGGACGGCATGGCGGTGTTTGCGGCGCACACGAACCTGGACGTGGCGCCGGGCGGGGTGAACGCGCAGCTTGCCCTTCGGATCGGCCTGGAGAAGACGGAGCCGCTGTTTCCCGCGGCCGGGGCGCTCCAGGTGAAGCTGGTGACCTTTGTTCCGGAGTCCCACCTGGAGGCGGTGCGCGGCGCGGTCTGCGATGCGGGCGCGGGGGTCATCGGCGACTACACGCACTGCTCCTTCAGCGCGCCGGGCACGGGCACTTTCCTGCCGGGGGACAACGCCAGCCCGTGGTCGGGCGCGCATGGCCGGGTGAACGAGGAACCGGAGCGGCGTTTCGAGGTGCTGGTGCCGAAGGCGCGCCTCGGGCGCGCGGTCGCCGCGCTTTTGTCCGTCCATCCCTATGAGGAGCCCGCCTACGACGTGTTTCCCCTGGACAACACCATACCCGGCGTGGGTCTGGGCCGCGTGGGCAGCCTGCCCGCGCCGGAGGAGGCGCGGGTTTTCGCGGAGCGGGTGCGGCGCGCGCTGGTCGCGCCGGGGGCGCGGGCCGTGCTGCCGGACCCGGAGGCGCCGGTGCGTCGCGTGGCGGTGCTGGGCGGCAGCGGCGGCGGCGAGACGGGGCGCATCCCCGCCGACGTGGACGCCTATGTCACGGGGGACATGCGGTACCACGACGCGCTGACGGCGCGCGAGCGGCTCCTGACGGTGGTGGACGCGGGGCACCACGCCACCGAGACGCCGGTGCTGCCGGAAATCGCGCGGCGCATTGCGAAGGCTTTTCCCGCCCTTTCCGTGGCGGTGCTGCCGGAGCAGGACCCCTTCGCGGATGAGGCGGAGGCGGCCGCTCAGGTATAATGCGCCCGCACCGTAACCGCAACGGGAAAGGCGCCAAAACGTGGGCAAAAGCCTGAAAATCCTCTTTGTCACTTCTGAACTCGCCCCGCTGGTCAGCACCGGCGGGCTTGCCGAAGTGGCGGGCGCCCTGCCGCGCGCCCTGCGCGCGCGGGGCCATGACGTGCGGGTGGCCATCCCCCGCTACCGCCAAATTCCCGACGCCGCCGCCGGGGAGCAGTACTGCCTCTGCGTCGCCGATTTCGGCGACCGGAAAGCCCACGGGGCGCTGCGGCAAGCCGTGGTGCCCGGCACGGACATCCCCCTGTACCTGGTGGAGCATGAGGGCTATTTTGGGCGGGAAACCCCCTACGGCACGGGCGCCTACGAGTTCATGGACAACGCTGAGCGCTTCTGCTTCTTCTGCCTGGCCCTGCTCCACGGCATCCCGCAGACCGGTTGGAAGCCCGACGTGGTCCACTGCCACGACTGGCACACGGCGCCCCTGCCCGCATTCCTGAAAACCCGCTGGCGGAGTGATGCCTACTGGGGCGGCATGCCCAGCCTCTTCACCATCCACAATCTGGCCTTTCAGGGCCGGTACGGGGCGGAGCATTACGCCGCCACCGGACTTCCAGCGGAACTGTTCCACCCCGGCTGCATGGAGTTCGAGGGGGACATGAACCTGATGAAGGGCGCGATTCATTTCGCGGACAAGATCAGCACGGTCAGCCCGCGCTACGCCAAAGAAATCCAGACGCTGAACTACGGCGCGGGCCTGCACGGGGTTCTGGGGGGGCGCGCCGACGACCTGTACGGCATCCTCAACGGGGTGGACACGAACGACTGGAATCCGGCCCATGACCCGCACCTCGCCGCCGTTTACAGCGCCGGGGACCTCGCCGGGAAAAAGGCCTGCAAGGCCGCGCTCCAGAAGACGCTCGGCCTGGAGCCGGGCAAACCGCCCGTGTTCGGCCTGGTCACCCGCCTGTACTGGCAGAAGGGCGTGGACCTGCTCCTGGATGCCATGGACCGCATCATGGAACACAAACTCCAGATCGCCGTGCTGGGCGCGGGCGACCCCGATTTGGAGGCGCGGCTAACCGCCGCCGCGGCGAAATATCCCGGCAGGGTGGGCCTGTATCTGGGCTACAACAACGCCCTGGCGCACCAGGTCATCGCGGGCAGCGACTTCCTCGTGATGCCCTCGCGCTACGAGCCCTGCGGGCTGGCGCAAATGTACGCCCTGGCCTACGGGACCGTGCCCATTGTCCGCCGCACGGGCGGCCTCGCGGACTCCGTGGTGAACGCCACGGCGGCCACGCTGAAAGACGGCACGGCGAACGGCCTCTCCTTCATGCCCGTCACCCCCGGCGCGCTGGCGCGGGCGGTGGACCGCGCCATGGAACTGTGGCGGAAACCCGCCACGCTTGAAAAACTCCGGCGCGCGGGCATGGCCCGGGACCTGTCCTGGGACCGCTCGTGCCGTGCCTATGCGGCGCTTTACGAAAAGACCATGGCGGAGGTCCGCTGATGATTGAGCGAACCACGCACTCCCCCGCCGAAACGGAAACGCTCGGGCGTGCCCTGGCCGCCCTCCTCCCCCGGGGCGCCGTGGTGGCCCTGTTCGGCGACCTGGCCACGGGCAAGACCTGCCTGGTACGCGGCATGGCGGCGCATTTCGCCGGGGAGGCGCCCATCCACAGTCCCACTTTCACCCTGGTCAACCAGTATGGCCATGACTTCCCCCTGTACCATCTCGACCTGTACCGTCTGGGCGGGCCGGAGGAACTGGCGGACCTGGGCTATGAGGAGCTTTTCGAGCCGGACGGTGCCTGCGTTGTCGAGTGGGCGGAGCGGGCCGGTCCCCTGCTGCCCGCAAAACGGGTGGACATTTTCCTGTCCCACGGCGGCGGGGACGCGCGGCTGCTGCGCGTGCGCGACGCCGGACTCCTTCCCGAGGGCTGGGAGGCGGCCCTGACGGGCGCGGGCTCATGAGCGCCCTCCTGCCCACCGTGCGCATCGGCGGCCTCTCCGTGA
Coding sequences within it:
- a CDS encoding TIR domain-containing protein is translated as MFISYSWSSPGHRSRIRQLAEQMVSDGIDVILDIWDLKEGDDKYAFMEKMVTDESVTHVLIFSDSDYAKKADARKAGVGTESQIISHGVFSKIQQSKFIPIACELDDSGEPFLPNFLKSRIWIDFSSIEAEKENWEQLIRVLYGKPAYVKPTLGKAPTCVTSDVTVPASPAVGKFAALKQAITQEKPGVKLYRKDFLDACYTYADALRVRERPDVTNMGVRVLEDCGKLKLVRDHIVDWILLESEVNPSEDFGEAIIEMLEHLIELKSRPKEVDTWNNTWFEAHGVFVYETFLYIIAALLKTGSFESLHLIFSSHYLLPETASNGVSNFDNFSIFHGHSEALHILNPEGKRFTSPTAELIKRQATRRDLPFVDAIQAESLILMMAMIIEGVNWYPQTLLYSSNSGAFPFFLRATRHRDFQNLATITGIGNADELREVLVAGLNRLKANQWNDFWIRNYSFLKSMNINSLDTIA
- a CDS encoding DUF2283 domain-containing protein, producing MKIKYFPDTDTLLVTFNDNPVAETTDLSENALVDLDAHGRLVSLTLEHATRQTDVNDFSFQHAAAPGTA
- a CDS encoding Nif3-like dinuclear metal center hexameric protein, encoding MTTVRVRDVCDMMDAWAPPAWAESWDRVGLQIGRPDQPVSGVGVCLSVTEETARRAQGQEINLIVAHHPVIWTPFRALRMDEPQARLCVELAADGMAVFAAHTNLDVAPGGVNAQLALRIGLEKTEPLFPAAGALQVKLVTFVPESHLEAVRGAVCDAGAGVIGDYTHCSFSAPGTGTFLPGDNASPWSGAHGRVNEEPERRFEVLVPKARLGRAVAALLSVHPYEEPAYDVFPLDNTIPGVGLGRVGSLPAPEEARVFAERVRRALVAPGARAVLPDPEAPVRRVAVLGGSGGGETGRIPADVDAYVTGDMRYHDALTARERLLTVVDAGHHATETPVLPEIARRIAKAFPALSVAVLPEQDPFADEAEAAAQV
- the glgA gene encoding glycogen synthase GlgA, whose protein sequence is MGKSLKILFVTSELAPLVSTGGLAEVAGALPRALRARGHDVRVAIPRYRQIPDAAAGEQYCLCVADFGDRKAHGALRQAVVPGTDIPLYLVEHEGYFGRETPYGTGAYEFMDNAERFCFFCLALLHGIPQTGWKPDVVHCHDWHTAPLPAFLKTRWRSDAYWGGMPSLFTIHNLAFQGRYGAEHYAATGLPAELFHPGCMEFEGDMNLMKGAIHFADKISTVSPRYAKEIQTLNYGAGLHGVLGGRADDLYGILNGVDTNDWNPAHDPHLAAVYSAGDLAGKKACKAALQKTLGLEPGKPPVFGLVTRLYWQKGVDLLLDAMDRIMEHKLQIAVLGAGDPDLEARLTAAAAKYPGRVGLYLGYNNALAHQVIAGSDFLVMPSRYEPCGLAQMYALAYGTVPIVRRTGGLADSVVNATAATLKDGTANGLSFMPVTPGALARAVDRAMELWRKPATLEKLRRAGMARDLSWDRSCRAYAALYEKTMAEVR
- the tsaE gene encoding tRNA (adenosine(37)-N6)-threonylcarbamoyltransferase complex ATPase subunit type 1 TsaE; translation: MIERTTHSPAETETLGRALAALLPRGAVVALFGDLATGKTCLVRGMAAHFAGEAPIHSPTFTLVNQYGHDFPLYHLDLYRLGGPEELADLGYEELFEPDGACVVEWAERAGPLLPAKRVDIFLSHGGGDARLLRVRDAGLLPEGWEAALTGAGS